Proteins from one Impatiens glandulifera chromosome 2, dImpGla2.1, whole genome shotgun sequence genomic window:
- the LOC124927530 gene encoding SAGA-associated factor 11 yields MSVPPNEDIVSAHSQILVHCFDDLLNSIIVDVASECHRVARLGLDRNYEDEEEELKLSSQARVKAADPTSNSADTTSSKYVVDIFGQTHPPVANEIFECMNCGRSIMAGRFAPHLEKCMGKGRKARLKATTRSSGSSSGIAAQNRYSRGSSHVVSSTYSPYSTTTTTTSSSTNRLPNGTNGVGGEDQSKGHSNGPNSED; encoded by the exons ATGTCAGTGCCACCAAATGAGGATATTGTGTCAGCTCATTCACAG ATCCTTGTGCACTGTTTCGATGATCTACTCAATTCGATCATAGTGGATGTTGCATCGGAGTGTCACCGTGTAGCAAGACTAGGGCTGGATCGAAactatgaagatgaagaagaagaactgaAACTATCATCCCAAGCTAGGGTAAAGGCAGCTGATCCTACTAGTAACAGTGCTGACACAACAAGTAGCAAATATGTGGTGGACATTTTCGGGCAAACACATCCTCCTGTGGCGAACGAGATCTTCGAGTGTATGAACTGCGGACGATCTATAATGGCAGGAAGGTTTGCCCCTCATTTGGAGAAATGtatgggaaaaggaagaaaagcTCGGTTAAAGGCAACGACTAGAAGTAGTGGTAGTAGCAGTGGAATAGCAGCACAGAATCGGTATTCAAGAGGTAGTAGCCATGTTGTGTCTTCTACTTATTCGCCTTAttctactactactactactacttcGAGCTCGACTAATAGATTACCAAATGGGACAAATGGTGTTGGTGGTGAAGATCAATCGAAAGGTCACTCGAATGGCCCCAACTCGGAAGactaa